CAGGCGTTCGGGGTTCTGTGGCGAGCTCAGTAGGAGCGCCCGCGATTGCGGGCGCGAAGTGCCTGCGGTATGTCTTAATACGGGCGTGGCGAGACGCGGCCTTGAACTCGGCTGGGCAGGCCGTGGATTCGCAGGAAGCCTTCGGCGTCGTCTTGGTTGTACGATCCGCCACCTTCCATGGTTGCGATCTCTTCGTCGTACAAGCTGTTCGGGCTCTGGCGGCTGCTGACGATGATGTTCCCTTTGTACAACTGCAGCGTGACGCTACCGGTGACCGGCTTGCGCGCTTCGTTGATGAAGGCCAACAGGGCATCAAATTTCGGTGTGTACCAAAAGCCGTAGTAGACCATTTCGGAGACTTCGACGGCCAGTTTGTCGCGCAAGCGAACCAGATCGCGATCGAGGGTCAGTTGTTCGATGTTTAACAACGCGTCGTACAGGACCGTCATGCCGGGAGCTTCATAGACTCCGCGGCTCTTCATTCCGACAAATCGATTTTCGATCATGTCGATCCGCCCGATGCCGTTGCGTCCGCCGATCTCGTTCAACGATTCGACCATCTCCAGGGCGCTGACTTTCTTGCCGTTTAGAGCGATCGGGACGCCAGCTTCGAAGTCGATCGTGACCTCTTCGGGGTTGTCGGGTGCCGCTTGCGGGCTGACGGTCATGCCGAAGTCGACAAGTTCGACACCGTTGACAGTCAAGTCTTCCAGTTGGCCCGCTTCGTAGCTGATGTGCAGTACGTTTTCGTCACTGCTGTACGGCTTCGCCGACGACGCTTTAACCGGGATCCCCTTCTCTTCGCAGTAGGCGATCAATTCGGTGCGGCCTGGGAACAGGTCGCGGAACTCTTTGATTCGCCAAGGGGCGATCATCTCGATCGATGGGTCCAAGGCTTCGGCAGCCAATTGGAAGCGGCATTGGTCGTTTCCCTTGCCGGTGGCGCCGTGAGCGTAAGCTGTCGCGCCGACTTCGCGAGCGACTTCCAGCATGACTTTGCTGATCAACGGTCGGGCGATCGAGGTGCCCAGCAGATAGATACTCTCGTATTTAGCTTGCCACGACAGGACGGGGAAAGCGAAGTCGCGGCACAATTCTTCGCGAACGTCGACGATCCGAGCCGATTTGGCTCCCGCATCTTGAGCCTTCTTCAGCGTCGCAGCGCGGTCTTCGCAAGGTTGACCCAGGTCGACGTAGACCGCGTGAACTTCGTATCCCTGATCTTGCAGCCAGCCTAAGATGACCGATGTATCGAGACCGCCGGAGTATGCCAATACACAGCTTTTCATGATTCGTTATGCTTTCTAAGAGGCGTCAGATGTTGGCGGACCAAATAAACGAGAGCCGGGTCCGCAGCGATCGATCGCGATTTTAATTGTTCTTCGGGCCAGTGTCGGGACCACCTTGGTTTCGGTTTGCCCGGCCACAGCCACGATTGATTGCGATTTACGGCGTTTATCCAGCACATTGTGCTTCCCATTGCCCTGCCCTGACAAGCGGACCTTATTCAAAACATGAAGCCAATTTCCGAATTACTGCGATCCCTAGCCGCTGGAGAGATCTCCATCGAGCAGGCCGAGCAATCGTTGGCGTCGCGAGAGATCGAAGCGATCGACGGAGCGACGGTCGATCGCGGTCGCAAGGCCCGCTGCGGGTTCGGCGAAGTCATCTATGGCGAGGGGAAGCCGGCTGATTTGATCGTCCGCGTCGCCGAAAAGCTGCTCGAACTGAGCCCCTCGGTGCTGGTCACCCGCTTGGCCGCCGAAGTTTTTGCCGAGATCCAGGTTCCCCACTGGCAGATGCATTACTCCCCCCAGGCCCGGACGCTGCGGATCGCTCGGACGGCCGAGGCGTTGGCGGTTGTCGACGAATCGTCGTCGCCGCTTCGCCCGATCGCTGTCGTCACCGCCGGCAGCACCGATGCGGCGGTTGCCGAAGAGGTGGCCGAGACGTTGACCTGGATGCGCGTTCCGTTTCGCGTGCTGACCGACATCGGCGTCGCCGGGCCGCAGCGGTTGCTGGCCAGTCTGCCGGCGCTGGAAGGTTGCGCCGCGGCGGTTGTTGTCGCGGGGATGGAAGGGGCTTTGCCGAGCGTGGTCGCCGGGCACGTTCCGTATCCCGTGATCGCGGTCCCGACCAGCGTTGGATATGGTGCGTCGCTGGGCGGTATCACCGCGTTGTTGTCTATGTTAACAAGTTGTGCGTCGAACGTTTCGGTGGTGAACATCGATGCCGGCTTCAAAGGTGGCTACGTCGCCGGGCTGATCGCCTGCGGTCAACAAGTCCCTCCGCAATCCGATGGTGAATGAAATGACAACCCGCTCCCCTGCCCTGCCCCAACTGGCACCTCGCGACGCCGACAGCCATAAAGGCGACTACGGCAGAGTCTTGCTGATCGGCGGTTCGCCCGGAATGGCCGGTTCGATTTCGCTGTCGGCGAGCGCGTCGATTCGATCGGGAGCCGGGTTGGTGACGGTGGCGGTTCCGCGCCGCTGCCTGGAAACCGTCGCTGGATATGACCGCTGTTATATGACGGTCGCGCTTCCCGATGACCTCAAGGGTTTTTATGAGCTAGCCGCGTCGCGAGTCGCCCAGCTTTCCGAATCGGCGACAGTCTTCGGCTGCGGTCCGGGGATGCGAACGGGCGCTGGAGCTGAGGGGATCGTGAAGACGTTGTGTTCGCAGGAGAGCGACAAGCCGTTGGTCTTCGATGCCGATGCCCTGAATTGTTTGTCGCAGTGCGACGACTGGAAATCGATGCTCGCCCCGCGGATGATCCTGACGCCTCATCCGGGCGAATGGGAGCGGTTGAGTGGCGTGGCGGCCAGCGATCGGAAGGCTCAGGAGGCCGCGGCGGTCGAGACGGGCAAGGCGACCGGTGCGACGATCGTCTTGAAGGGATCGAAGACGTTTGTCACCGACGGCAAGAAATCGGTTCACAATTCGACGGGCAATCCGGGGATGGCCAGCGGCGGTAGTGGCGACGTGCTGACGGGCGTTTTGTGCGGCCTGTTGGCTCAAGGCCTGGCGGTTTTCGAAGCTGCTCATCTGGGTGTCTTCGTCCACGGCCGGGCGGGCGATTTGGCTGCCGAAGCGGTGGGGCAGATCAGTCTGTCGGCCAGCGATCTGTTGCTGCATTTGCCCGCGGCGTTCATGTCGCTGTCGGATCAATAAGCTGCAATTTCCGCGATCAAACGGTGGGCGGTGGGCATCGACCGCTTCGCAGTGCATAATCGATCGGCGTTTTTAACCGCCCTCCCCTCCCCTGTTCTGGCCTCCGACGGACATTGATAAATCTGTGACATTGATTCGTGATCTCGATCAGGCATCGCAAGTTGCTCGAGGAGGTGCCATCAGCATCGGCAATTTCGATGGCGTTCACCGTGGGCATGCGGTTCTGCTGAAACAATTGCGTCAGTTGGCCGATGAAGTAGGCGGCCCGGCGGTGGTGCTGACCTTCGATCCGCATCCCGCTTCGCTGCTGCGACCCGACCGCGCACCGGTCCCGCTGACCTGGATCGAGCGCCGCGCCGATCTGCTGTATCGGCTGGGAGTCGATCGCGTGATCGCTTGCCGTCCGACCGCGGAACTGCTGGGGCTTTCGGCGACCGATTTTTTTCAGCTGGTGATCCGCGATCGGTTGGATTGCCAGGCGATGGCCGAAGGGCCGAACTTCTACTTCGGCAAAGATCGCCAAGGGGACGTCGCGATGCTGGGCCAATTGTGCCAGGGTGCCGCGATCCCGCTGCGGATCGTCGAACCCTTGGATAATCAAGGTCAGATGGTTTCCAGCACGATGGTTCGGGCGGCGATCGCCGACGGACAGATCGAAGCGGCCAACGCGATGCTGACCGCACCCTATCGAATCTCGGGCCTAGTCGCTGTGGGGTCACAGCGTGGAGCGGGGCTCGGTTTTCCGACGGCGAATCTCTCCGATTTGCAGGTCCTTGCGCCAGCGGCGGGGGTCTATGCCGGGCAGACTTGGGTGAACGAAACTCCGTATCGTGCGGCGATTCACATCGGTCCAAACTTGACATTTGACGAGGGCCAATGCAAAGTCGAGGTCCATCTGTTAGATTTCACGGGTGATTTGTACGGCGAAAGACTGGAAGTCCAATTCAACCGGCGAGTCCGTGGCATCGTCAAGTTCGCCTCTGTCGATGACCTTCGCAATCAACTGGGGCGCGACATCGCGACGGTTCGGAACGAACCGCTCTCGTGATTCCCTCGCTGCCCTGTCATCCATTTCCATCTCAATCTAAGTACACGATCGGACCTTCGCATGCCCGTCAATTGGAAGAAGTTCAAAGACACCATCGCCCACTACGAGAACTTTGTTTTAACCAGCCACATCCGCCCCGATTGCGATGCGTTGGGGAGCGAGTTGGGAATGGCGGAGGTGCTGCGAGCGGTCGGCAAGAAGGTGCGGATCATCAACGCCCACGATACGCCTCCCGGTCTGCAGTTCTTAGATCCTGCGGGGAACATCGAAGTCCTGCGTCGACATGTTGAAGCCGAAGACATTCAGACCGACTGCATCATGGTCTTGGACACCAGCGCCTGGGCTCAATTGGGGGCGATGGCTCAAGTTGTCGAAGAGACCCGCGCCGACAAATTGATCGTCGATCATCACCTGGGTGAAGACGATATGGGAGCGTTGTTGTTCAAGGACACCAGCGCCGAAGCGACCGGTCACTTGGTCGTTCAAGCTGCCGACGCCTTGGGCGTGCCGTTGACGAAGAAGATGGCGATGCCGTTGTACGCAGCGATCGCAACCGATACCGGTTGGTTCCGCTTCAGTTCGACCAGCGCCGACACCTACCGCTGCATCGCTCGCTTGGTCGACGCGGGCGCGTCGCCGACGGAGATCTACGGCGATCTGTACGAACGCGACACGTTGGGCCGAGTGAAATTGCGCGGCCGAATTTTGTCGCGAACCACAGCGGAACTCGGCGGCCGATTGGTCTACACCTGGGTTCTGGCTGAAGACTTTGAGAAGACCGGCGCGTTGCCTAGCGACACCGAGGATGCGATCAACCTAACGCTTGCGATTGCCGGCACCGACGCCGCTGTGATCATGATCGAACAGCTGAAGGGAGGCTTCAAGTTGAGCTTCCGCAGTCGCTGCGAAATGAACTGCAACGAAGCCGCTCGCGTCTTCGGCGGCGGCGGTCACAAAGCCGCAGCCGGCGCATTCATCGAAGGGAACATCGAATCGGTCAAAGAAAAGGTCTTGCCCGTCGTGATGGAAATGATGAAGTAATTCATCGCGACCTGTGCAGTTTGGCGGGTTCGGTCGGTTTAGCCGCCGAAGCCGCTGTAGCGGCGGACGCCGCGGGCGTACATGACTCGGCAGACGATGATTAGGAAGACGACCCAGCCGGCTTCGATCAGTAATTCCTGCCCGAGTTCATCGGGCGGGATCTTGCCTAAGAAGACCGCGGCGGGGAAGTAGGCGAGGTATTTCAGCGGCAGTAGCTGGACGAACCATTCGATTTCGTCCGGCAGTAGCGTGATCGGGAACATGTGGCCCGACAGGAAGAAGCTGAACAGCATGTAGATGAACAGAAGCGAGCTGACTTCGAGGAACCAGAACCCGATCAAGCCGATCGCCGCTTCTAAGAAGAACCCGATCAAGAAGCCCATCACGAGCGTGGCGGCAAAGGCGGCGATGATCGTCGGATCGGGCCAGCCGTCGACAAAATAGCTGCGGCATAAAAAGAAGACGAGCACAAAGGGCAGCGTGGCGACTGAATAGTAGGCGACTTTGTGGGCGACGCGGCCCAGCAGCAGGAAGCCCAACAGATCGATCGGTTGGATCATGAACTTCTTGATCTCGCCGTCGCGGATCTGCCTCGCGATCCCGCTCGATAAGCCCGGCATGCTGCTGAACGCCCGAGCGACCATGGTGATCAAATAATAAGCGACCATGTCGTGGAAGCGGAAACCGCCAAACGTCGTCTCTTCTCCCGGTTTCGCCATCGATGCAAAGACCGCCGACCACAAAAAGATCTGCGTGATGATCGGCAGGAATCGCATCAGCGTGCCGAGCGCAAAATCGCCTCGATAGACCAGGCGTTCCTCTAGCGAGATCCGCACGATCATCCACCAGGTCTTCAGGCGTTGGGTGAGCGGTGAGGTCGATTGTGTTGCGGTGGACATGCTAGCGGTTCTTTGGCAGGGTGGCGAGCGGTGCGATCGGGTTCGGACGGATTGCAGCGGTGCGATATGAGGCTATTGGGAATCGGCGGCGGTCGCTGCCATCGCTTGCTTCTCTTCGTCGCGAACGCGATTGAACATGTCGGCGATCGCATCCTCCAGCGGCGGGTCTTCGACGACCACATCGTCGATCGGATGCTCGTTGAGCGCCGCCGCCAGTCGCTTGGGAATGTCGGTCCGCGCGATCTTGATCTTCGCTTTGGGCAGGTCGATCGACAGGACTTCGCCGATGTTCGTTAGGTCGCCCGGTTGGTGTCCTTCGGCAAACTGCAGCGTGACCACCTTGGATCCACTGAACGCATCGACGATCCCGGTCAACGAGCCGTCGTATTTGATCTGCCCCGAAGCGATGATCACCACGCGTTGGCAGAGCGCGATGATGTCCTTCATGTAATGACTGGTCAACAGCACCGTCGTCCGCTTCTCCTGCTGATAGTGCCGCAGAAATTGTTGGATGTTGTGTTGAGCGACAACGTCCAGCCCGATCGTTGGTTCGTCCAGGAAGAGCACGTCGGGGTTGTGCAGCAGCGCCGCGATCAATTCCATCTTCATCCGCTCGCCCAGCGAAAGTTCACGGACCGGTTGGCCCAGCAAGCGTCGGACGTCCAACAGGTCGGTCAATTCATCCAACGTTCGCTGAAACGCGTTTTGATCGATGCGATAGATCTGTTGATGCAGGCGGTAGGATTCTTGAGCGGGAAGGTCCCACCACAGTTGGTTCTTCTGCCCCATGACCAGTGCGAAGCGGCGGCGGTAGCCATTTTCTCGTTGCCAGGGCGTGTAGCCCATCACGCGAGCCGTCCCCGAGGTCGGGTTGATCACGCCCGAGAGCAGCTTCAGCGTCGTCGTTTTGCCGGCACCGTTGGGGCCCAGGAACGCGACAAATTCCCCCTCGTCAACGGTCAGGTCGATCGATCGAACCGCCTCCACCTCGCGGTACTCGCGATGAAACAGGCCGCGCACGCTGGCCATCAGCCCTTCCTGTTTCTTGTAAACACGGTAAGACTTGGTAAGCTGCTCGATCTCGATGATAGGCATTGGGTGTCGTCGATTGTCGGATGATGTGATTCGTGGGACCGGTCGGCTGCGGTATTCTAAACCGAAGTCCGATCCGCCGCGATTGGCGGTTGGCGGAGCGATCGCCGCCCGGCACGCTGCCCGATCGAATCGCCGGTTGTTGTTCCTTGTCATTTTGCCAGTAACTCATGAATCAAGCTTCCCCCCCTGCCCTACGGATTGGTCTGGGATACGACACCCACCGGATTGGCCCCGCGCGGCCGTTTCTGCTGGGAGGTGTCGAGATCCCCTGGGACCGCGGGCTGATCGGTCACAGCGACGCCGACGTGCTGCTGCATGCGATCACCGACGCGCTGTTGGGAGCCGCGTCGCTGGGCGATATCGGCCGGATGTATCCCGACACCGATCCGGAGAACAAGGATCGCGACAGTGGGGAAATGCTAGCGGAGGCGATGCGGCGCGTTCGCGCCGCCGGTTGGGAGATCGTGAATCTCGACTGTGTCGTCCGAGCTCAGCAGCCCAAGATCTCGCCACACGCCGCAGCGATCTGTGCTCGGATCGCGGAAATCCTTGCAATTTCGGTCGACAGCGTCGGCATTAAGGGGAAGACGGGCGAACACGTCGGCCCGGTCGGACGCCAGGAAGCGATCGAAGCCCGCTGCGTGGCGTTGCTGTATCGCAGCTAGAGAATCCGCCGCGGCGGCTCGCGACCGCATCGATGGGGGCTGGCGAAAGTCCGGGCTGCCCAATCGGGGGCGATTCTCTATAATCGCCGCATCATTGATGTTTTCACTCGATCGCGGTTTCCGTTTGATCGACTGTTTGGCCTTCCCGCTCCCACTCGGGCTCCGACACTACCATGGCTGAGATTCGCGTTTACAACACTCTGTCGAAAACCAAAGAACCCTTTGCGCCGGTTCACCCTCCCAAGGTCGGGATGTATTTGTGCGGGCCGACTGTCTACAAGGAAGCTCACATCGGCCACATGGTCGGCCCGGTGATCTTCGATACGATCAAACGCTATCTCGCCTACAGCGGTTTTGACGTCACGTGGGTCGTGAACATCACCGACGTCGACGACAAATTGATCGCCGAATCGCGCCGACGCGAGGTGCCGATGAGCCAGATCGCCGTCGA
Above is a genomic segment from Rosistilla ulvae containing:
- a CDS encoding argininosuccinate synthase — encoded protein: MKSCVLAYSGGLDTSVILGWLQDQGYEVHAVYVDLGQPCEDRAATLKKAQDAGAKSARIVDVREELCRDFAFPVLSWQAKYESIYLLGTSIARPLISKVMLEVAREVGATAYAHGATGKGNDQCRFQLAAEALDPSIEMIAPWRIKEFRDLFPGRTELIAYCEEKGIPVKASSAKPYSSDENVLHISYEAGQLEDLTVNGVELVDFGMTVSPQAAPDNPEEVTIDFEAGVPIALNGKKVSALEMVESLNEIGGRNGIGRIDMIENRFVGMKSRGVYEAPGMTVLYDALLNIEQLTLDRDLVRLRDKLAVEVSEMVYYGFWYTPKFDALLAFINEARKPVTGSVTLQLYKGNIIVSSRQSPNSLYDEEIATMEGGGSYNQDDAEGFLRIHGLPSRVQGRVSPRPY
- the larB gene encoding nickel pincer cofactor biosynthesis protein LarB, producing the protein MKPISELLRSLAAGEISIEQAEQSLASREIEAIDGATVDRGRKARCGFGEVIYGEGKPADLIVRVAEKLLELSPSVLVTRLAAEVFAEIQVPHWQMHYSPQARTLRIARTAEALAVVDESSSPLRPIAVVTAGSTDAAVAEEVAETLTWMRVPFRVLTDIGVAGPQRLLASLPALEGCAAAVVVAGMEGALPSVVAGHVPYPVIAVPTSVGYGASLGGITALLSMLTSCASNVSVVNIDAGFKGGYVAGLIACGQQVPPQSDGE
- a CDS encoding NAD(P)H-hydrate dehydratase, whose protein sequence is MTTRSPALPQLAPRDADSHKGDYGRVLLIGGSPGMAGSISLSASASIRSGAGLVTVAVPRRCLETVAGYDRCYMTVALPDDLKGFYELAASRVAQLSESATVFGCGPGMRTGAGAEGIVKTLCSQESDKPLVFDADALNCLSQCDDWKSMLAPRMILTPHPGEWERLSGVAASDRKAQEAAAVETGKATGATIVLKGSKTFVTDGKKSVHNSTGNPGMASGGSGDVLTGVLCGLLAQGLAVFEAAHLGVFVHGRAGDLAAEAVGQISLSASDLLLHLPAAFMSLSDQ
- the ribF gene encoding riboflavin biosynthesis protein RibF; translated protein: MTLIRDLDQASQVARGGAISIGNFDGVHRGHAVLLKQLRQLADEVGGPAVVLTFDPHPASLLRPDRAPVPLTWIERRADLLYRLGVDRVIACRPTAELLGLSATDFFQLVIRDRLDCQAMAEGPNFYFGKDRQGDVAMLGQLCQGAAIPLRIVEPLDNQGQMVSSTMVRAAIADGQIEAANAMLTAPYRISGLVAVGSQRGAGLGFPTANLSDLQVLAPAAGVYAGQTWVNETPYRAAIHIGPNLTFDEGQCKVEVHLLDFTGDLYGERLEVQFNRRVRGIVKFASVDDLRNQLGRDIATVRNEPLS
- a CDS encoding DHH family phosphoesterase; translated protein: MPVNWKKFKDTIAHYENFVLTSHIRPDCDALGSELGMAEVLRAVGKKVRIINAHDTPPGLQFLDPAGNIEVLRRHVEAEDIQTDCIMVLDTSAWAQLGAMAQVVEETRADKLIVDHHLGEDDMGALLFKDTSAEATGHLVVQAADALGVPLTKKMAMPLYAAIATDTGWFRFSSTSADTYRCIARLVDAGASPTEIYGDLYERDTLGRVKLRGRILSRTTAELGGRLVYTWVLAEDFEKTGALPSDTEDAINLTLAIAGTDAAVIMIEQLKGGFKLSFRSRCEMNCNEAARVFGGGGHKAAAGAFIEGNIESVKEKVLPVVMEMMK
- a CDS encoding ABC transporter permease, yielding MSTATQSTSPLTQRLKTWWMIVRISLEERLVYRGDFALGTLMRFLPIITQIFLWSAVFASMAKPGEETTFGGFRFHDMVAYYLITMVARAFSSMPGLSSGIARQIRDGEIKKFMIQPIDLLGFLLLGRVAHKVAYYSVATLPFVLVFFLCRSYFVDGWPDPTIIAAFAATLVMGFLIGFFLEAAIGLIGFWFLEVSSLLFIYMLFSFFLSGHMFPITLLPDEIEWFVQLLPLKYLAYFPAAVFLGKIPPDELGQELLIEAGWVVFLIIVCRVMYARGVRRYSGFGG
- a CDS encoding ABC transporter ATP-binding protein, which produces MPIIEIEQLTKSYRVYKKQEGLMASVRGLFHREYREVEAVRSIDLTVDEGEFVAFLGPNGAGKTTTLKLLSGVINPTSGTARVMGYTPWQRENGYRRRFALVMGQKNQLWWDLPAQESYRLHQQIYRIDQNAFQRTLDELTDLLDVRRLLGQPVRELSLGERMKMELIAALLHNPDVLFLDEPTIGLDVVAQHNIQQFLRHYQQEKRTTVLLTSHYMKDIIALCQRVVIIASGQIKYDGSLTGIVDAFSGSKVVTLQFAEGHQPGDLTNIGEVLSIDLPKAKIKIARTDIPKRLAAALNEHPIDDVVVEDPPLEDAIADMFNRVRDEEKQAMAATAADSQ
- the ispF gene encoding 2-C-methyl-D-erythritol 2,4-cyclodiphosphate synthase, with amino-acid sequence MNQASPPALRIGLGYDTHRIGPARPFLLGGVEIPWDRGLIGHSDADVLLHAITDALLGAASLGDIGRMYPDTDPENKDRDSGEMLAEAMRRVRAAGWEIVNLDCVVRAQQPKISPHAAAICARIAEILAISVDSVGIKGKTGEHVGPVGRQEAIEARCVALLYRS